In Planococcus sp. MB-3u-03, the DNA window ACCAATCAGGATTTTCCTGTGCCCACACATGATCTGCACTCACTTCTTGCGTCGGCAAGTCGACGATGGCTTTCATCTCGCCTTCATGCACTTCATCGATGAGCGACTGGAATTCTTCCGCCGTTCCGAAATGGCGTTCCAACTGGCTATAATCCAGCACTTGCCGCCCATCATAGCTTGCAGTCTGAAAGACTGACCCGACCGACAGCACCGTAAAGCCCATATCCCGGACGTGTGCAAGTTCGCTTTCCATCCCTGAGAAATCACCGCCGCTGAACGATGCGGGATCGGTGGAGTCCACTTCGTAATCGTTCTGAATCTGTTTATTGAAATAGCGGTCTACGAGCACGTCGTAGATGCTTTCGTCTTCGATTGTGCGGGTCTCTTCAGCTGCCACACTAGTTGTTGACGGCAATAGCAATGCTGCTGCCAACGCCCAAATCATAGTTTTTCTTCAAGTCCGTACTCCTCCTTCAATGAGGCCAAGATGATGCTCACCCGGTCTATTTTATCAAACTCGCCTGTCTGCCGCTATGTCATATTCGTGAAAGCGCTGCTGTTTGTGCCTAGTTTCGTCCAAACTGTGAAATCCCCGAGACGAATGGCCTATTTTCACTATTTCGATCACAACAAAAAAACTGCACGTTCCCCGTCAGTAAAAACCAACAAAGAACGTGCAGCTTTCAATTGGATGCAATGCCTATTATGCCAAGAAGTTAAATCCGACAGGCAATTTGAAGCCGAGGAATAAAGTCACGAGCAAGAATACTGCAAACAATGCCCAGAACAAGGTTACAGGCTTTTGTTTCTTGCCACGCACGAGCACCATTTCCATCATGCCGATGGTCAATAGCCCAAATAGGAATTTCAAGCCGTAAAGCATGGCATCGTATGACGAATGCTCGATGAACAATGTCAGACCGGTAATGATGATCAAAACATAGATCAGTCGTGTGATCATGTGGACGATTTTACGTCCCTTGCTGTCGCGGTGCATAAATGCAGCCACGAGGAAAAGCACGATGCCCACTACCCACATGGTAATGTGAAGATGTGTTGTATCAGTTAAAAATCCCAAAAGCTCACCTCATTTAATATAGTCCCCTCAAGTTTAACACATGCAGGACAATTGGAAGTGATTGTTCCTTATGACAAATGTGTGACGAGTGTGCCGATTGACTGGATCGATACTTTGATCGTATCGCCCGCTTTCAGGAACTTCGGCGGATTGAACCCTTTGCCGACACCAGCTGGGGTTCCAGTCAGGATGACATCGCCCGGTTCAAGTGCCACCGATTTGGAGATCTCTGCGATCAGTTCATCAACGCGGCGGATCATGTTTTCCGTATTGCCATTTTGGCGGACTTCGTCGTTCACTTTCGTCACGAGGGACAGATTCTGTGATTGTGGGATTTCATCCTTGGTCACCAGATACGGACCCATCGGGCAAGAGCCTGGCAAGCTTTTCCCAAGGAAATATTGCTGGTGTTTTTCCTGAAGGTCGCGAGCGGTCAAATCGAGCGCGATAGTATACCCGAATACATGATCGTAGGCCAGCTGTTTCGGGATCTTATGCCCGGCTTTGCCGATTACGACAGCGAGTTCGCCTTCGTAGTCATATGAATCGGTGATATCTGCATGTACAGAGACCGTTTCTTCATCAGCAGCGACGGTATTGGGCGCTTTCGTAAAAACGACCATATCCGTTGGTGCCTGACCGCCCATTTCTTCAGCGTGGTCAGCATAGTTCTTACCGATGCAGATAAAGTTTTTCGGAGGTCTCGGGACAGGTGACTGCCATTCGATTTCCGAAAAAGAGTGTTTGAATTGCTCAGGGGTTTCCGATTGGACAGCCGCCTCCGTCAATTTGCGGATCTGTTCCACAAACTCCATTCCTTGCGACACTCCATCAATCAGCTTTTCCGGAAATTCCGGTAATACTTCCAGCTGCTCCTGGATGGCGAGGACATCCCACACGGCTTCTTCTTTTTTTACCTTTGGTCCAAAACGTTCTTCTCCTTGAAAGCGAAACGATAGAAGTTTCATTCGTCAAACACTCCTTTTCTGTGATTGCATTCATTATACACATTCAGCGTTTTGAATTGTTGCTTTTTTCAAAATTATTTCCGTAAGTCCAACGGCGCCAGACCATTTCGATCGGCCCCCGTTTGAATTTACTGAACCACAGTTCTGCAAAGATCAATTGAACAACGAATATACCGACAGCGATCAAGGTTCCGGTCAACAGATCCACTTGGCCGTATAAGCCCAGGCCGAAGGAATAGAAAATGCTCGTCGCGATGATCGA includes these proteins:
- a CDS encoding YisL family protein, which encodes MGFLTDTTHLHITMWVVGIVLFLVAAFMHRDSKGRKIVHMITRLIYVLIIITGLTLFIEHSSYDAMLYGLKFLFGLLTIGMMEMVLVRGKKQKPVTLFWALFAVFLLVTLFLGFKLPVGFNFLA
- a CDS encoding fumarylacetoacetate hydrolase family protein — protein: MKLLSFRFQGEERFGPKVKKEEAVWDVLAIQEQLEVLPEFPEKLIDGVSQGMEFVEQIRKLTEAAVQSETPEQFKHSFSEIEWQSPVPRPPKNFICIGKNYADHAEEMGGQAPTDMVVFTKAPNTVAADEETVSVHADITDSYDYEGELAVVIGKAGHKIPKQLAYDHVFGYTIALDLTARDLQEKHQQYFLGKSLPGSCPMGPYLVTKDEIPQSQNLSLVTKVNDEVRQNGNTENMIRRVDELIAEISKSVALEPGDVILTGTPAGVGKGFNPPKFLKAGDTIKVSIQSIGTLVTHLS